One genomic window of Eisenibacter elegans DSM 3317 includes the following:
- a CDS encoding tetratricopeptide repeat protein has product MSSQSLYLLTHTAETQQQLAKIEALLFSNETPNQILALKLLAGGGVPNHFWSYMVGVLYDEQNPDLMKAVTELMYTYDQEELADALADFDFQNSIHTEWSKRFNIALDFLEAVNHELFIDFPFLEPKQIAKAMLICHKEGLRYCFEHEVLPIKTMLEIFMSEGTRLDLSYQGLLFLPDEIGEFPYLTHLNISHNFIQELPESLQRLTKLETLYHTDTPLSAEAIRFLEHHFPKIVAERYHDEVVSRFRRANYDQETQRLIDRVLALAPDNPTYWITKGAVYGNSGNPQLGLEATLKATQIAPTPDNIDTILLAWSNVSGFYRRLGQDHASLDAAQQGFDLLAQYPQHTQWEDDLYFRKAQALYHLERLEDSLQVYTEGLKKYPDSSGMLYNTACIYARWHDKQKMLHYLQSAIAEKGDHRAEATKDPDFREYWQDSEFLSLVGTAISGD; this is encoded by the coding sequence ATGTCATCACAATCTCTCTATCTACTGACCCACACCGCTGAAACACAACAACAACTTGCAAAAATCGAGGCTTTGTTGTTTTCTAACGAAACACCCAACCAGATACTGGCACTCAAACTCTTGGCAGGCGGCGGCGTGCCCAATCACTTTTGGTCGTATATGGTGGGGGTATTGTATGATGAGCAAAACCCCGACTTGATGAAGGCTGTTACGGAACTCATGTATACATACGACCAAGAAGAACTGGCTGATGCACTGGCAGATTTTGATTTTCAAAACAGCATCCATACAGAATGGTCGAAGCGTTTCAATATTGCCCTAGACTTTCTGGAGGCTGTCAACCACGAGCTATTTATCGATTTCCCTTTTCTGGAGCCGAAGCAAATTGCCAAAGCAATGCTGATTTGCCATAAGGAAGGGCTGCGTTACTGTTTCGAACACGAGGTGCTGCCCATCAAAACAATGCTCGAAATTTTTATGAGCGAAGGCACTCGCCTTGACCTGTCTTATCAGGGGCTTTTGTTTCTCCCCGATGAGATTGGCGAGTTTCCTTATCTCACCCATCTCAACATCTCCCACAACTTCATCCAAGAGTTGCCCGAGAGCCTTCAGCGGCTTACCAAGCTCGAAACGCTTTATCACACAGACACGCCCCTCAGCGCAGAGGCTATACGCTTTCTTGAGCACCACTTCCCCAAAATAGTGGCCGAAAGATATCACGACGAGGTCGTCTCCCGATTCCGCAGAGCCAACTATGACCAAGAAACCCAGCGCCTCATCGACCGTGTGTTGGCTCTCGCTCCCGACAACCCCACCTACTGGATTACCAAAGGGGCTGTATACGGCAACAGCGGAAACCCCCAACTCGGCCTCGAGGCCACCCTCAAAGCCACCCAAATAGCGCCTACGCCCGACAATATCGACACGATTCTCTTGGCTTGGAGCAATGTATCGGGGTTTTACCGCCGCCTTGGGCAAGACCACGCCTCCCTAGACGCTGCTCAGCAAGGGTTTGACCTGCTGGCACAATACCCGCAGCATACCCAATGGGAAGATGACCTCTACTTCCGAAAAGCACAGGCGCTCTACCACCTCGAACGCCTCGAAGACTCCCTACAGGTGTATACCGAAGGCCTAAAAAAATACCCCGATAGCAGCGGTATGCTCTACAATACGGCCTGTATCTACGCCCGCTGGCACGACAAACAAAAGATGCTACACTACCTCCAAAGCGCCATTGCCGAAAAAGGAGACCATAGAGCGGAAGCAACTAAAGACCCTGATTTCAGGGAGTATTGGCAGGATTCTGAGTTTTTGAGCCTTGTAGGAACCGCTATATCGGGAGATTGA
- a CDS encoding efflux RND transporter periplasmic adaptor subunit, protein MKQLLLAGAACLLMLGAGCEQASHSEKEATFLATRPVEKDTTVFKTYVCQVRAYQHIELRALEKGYLQEIYVDEGRSIQQGQLMFRLNPLIYNAEVQKVAAEVRFVEVEYLNTKQLADQNIVSPSELALAKAKLDKAKADLALAQTHLQFTEIRAPFSGMMGRFQVRLGSLLSEGELLTTLSDNSKIWVYFNVPEAEYLDFVANEAQGKLPQVSLQMANGRLFEQKGTVETIEADFNNETGNIAFRATFDNPKRLLRHGETGNILMPVALKGALLIPQQASFEVLGKRYVFVIDPQGVVQMREIMTGAEMPHLLVVTKGLTAADNILVEGLRKVKNGDKVHYQLRSLDALLAQLTQLHAE, encoded by the coding sequence ATGAAACAATTATTGCTTGCCGGCGCAGCGTGTTTACTGATGCTTGGCGCGGGCTGTGAGCAGGCCTCACATTCCGAAAAAGAGGCTACTTTTTTGGCTACTCGGCCTGTTGAGAAAGATACGACCGTCTTCAAGACTTATGTATGTCAGGTTCGCGCATACCAACACATAGAGCTACGGGCGCTCGAAAAAGGATACTTGCAAGAGATTTATGTAGACGAAGGTCGGAGCATCCAACAAGGTCAGCTGATGTTTCGCCTCAACCCGTTGATTTATAACGCCGAAGTACAAAAAGTGGCTGCCGAAGTACGTTTTGTGGAGGTAGAGTACCTCAATACCAAGCAGTTGGCCGATCAAAACATTGTGTCGCCCAGTGAGCTGGCGCTAGCCAAGGCCAAACTTGACAAGGCCAAGGCTGATTTGGCGCTGGCACAAACACACCTCCAATTTACCGAAATAAGAGCGCCTTTTAGCGGAATGATGGGGCGCTTTCAGGTGCGACTAGGAAGCTTGTTGAGCGAAGGCGAGCTGCTGACGACCCTCTCCGACAACAGCAAGATTTGGGTGTACTTCAATGTACCCGAGGCCGAATACCTCGACTTTGTGGCCAATGAGGCACAAGGTAAACTCCCTCAAGTTAGTTTACAAATGGCCAATGGACGGCTGTTTGAACAAAAAGGAACAGTAGAAACCATCGAGGCCGATTTCAACAACGAAACGGGCAATATTGCTTTTAGAGCTACTTTTGACAATCCCAAACGCCTCCTCCGACACGGTGAAACTGGTAATATCCTGATGCCGGTAGCCCTGAAGGGCGCACTCCTGATACCCCAACAAGCCAGCTTTGAGGTATTGGGTAAGCGCTATGTCTTTGTGATTGATCCTCAAGGTGTGGTACAGATGCGTGAAATTATGACGGGAGCCGAAATGCCTCACCTGCTCGTAGTTACGAAAGGACTAACAGCCGCCGACAATATCCTAGTCGAAGGACTGCGCAAGGTCAAAAACGGCGACAAAGTCCACTACCAGCTACGCAGCTTGGATGCCTTGCTTGCTCAACTTACCCAATTACACGCCGAATAA
- a CDS encoding type II toxin-antitoxin system death-on-curing family toxin, which produces MIDYQEVLGIHQVLIREFGGSQGVRDENGLKSALKRPFSGFGETEFYPNPEEKAGAILESIVKNHPFIDGNKRTGYVLRRLVLMNFGKDIQSTQDEKYDFVIAVASGQLDFQEIVTWIKQRTTDK; this is translated from the coding sequence ATGATAGACTATCAAGAAGTCCTTGGCATTCATCAAGTTTTGATACGAGAGTTTGGCGGTTCCCAAGGCGTGAGAGATGAAAACGGACTAAAATCGGCACTTAAACGACCTTTTAGCGGGTTTGGAGAAACTGAATTTTACCCAAACCCCGAAGAAAAAGCAGGTGCGATTTTGGAAAGCATAGTCAAAAATCACCCTTTTATAGACGGTAACAAAAGGACGGGCTACGTTTTGAGGCGTTTGGTTTTGATGAATTTTGGCAAAGACATACAATCAACACAAGACGAAAAGTACGACTTTGTTATCGCAGTAGCATCGGGACAACTTGACTTTCAAGAAATTGTAACTTGGATAAAACAACGAACTACGGACAAATAA
- a CDS encoding efflux RND transporter permease subunit, with protein MFSKFIHRPVLAMAMSIALVFLGFLAMYTLPVSQFPEIAPPRVSIFIDYPGASADVLVQSTLIPLERAINGVQGMQYIISDATSAGEATIQVVFEPGTDPNAAVVNVKTRVDQVMNNLPPLVQREGVIITPIQPSMLMYVNLYSKDQGADEKFLFNYAYVNILPELQRIKGMGRAQILGSRQFAMRIWLKPDRMRAYNVSTEEVMHALEEQSVIGRPGRLGQSSGKTAQSLEYVLIYKGRFNKAEEYEDIIIRANAEGEILKLKDVASAELGSEFVNIYSNKDGYPSASMVLKQNIGSNAQEVIATVKAKLQELKKDFPPGMEYEISYDVSKFVDASVDKVLHTLIEAFVLVALVVFLFLGDIRSTLIPIIAVPVSLIGAFLFMQLFGLTINLITLFALVLAIGIVVDDAIVVVEAVHEKMATAHLSPYRAVKEVLGEISGAIIAITLVMVSVFVPIAFMPGPVGVFYRQFSITMASAIVISGIVALTLTPVLSAMILKNTHNKPRRKSPVQWFLDWFNRNFEHLTGRYTSLLGLIVNRRLITFGLLLAFCVGVYTVNEHLPAGFIPNEDQGMLYAIIQTPPGATLERTNEVSQKLQKIAESIEGIHSVTSLAGYEILTEGRGSNAGTCLINLKDWQERHQSVHEIIEALEEKTANLGAVIEFFEPPAVPGYGSSDGFSLRMIDKSPTVDYQEFDKVNTQFMQALQKRKELSGLFTFYAANYPQYELIIDNQAAMQKGVSIGRAMENLDILIGSSYEQGFTRFNNFFKVYTQAAPEYRRLPADLLDLFIKNDQGEMVPYSSFMKLKKTQGPNEITRFNLYTSSSIRGVPAPGYTSGEAIKAIQEVAAQTLPQGYDIAWEGLSYDEARRGAEAFYIFAVVLIFVYLVLSAQYESFIIPLAVLLSLPPGVFGSFLLLKAMGLANDIYAQIGLIMLIGLLGKNAVLIVEFAVQRQQQGLSVREAAIEGAKMRFRPILMTSFAFIAGLIPLVRATGAGAVGNQTIGASALGGMLFGTLFGVVIVPGLYYVFGKLAEGRQLIRDEDHTPLSEEFVQQHEPTVASQKSYLTLFIKKIFKNES; from the coding sequence ATGTTTTCCAAATTCATTCATAGGCCGGTATTGGCCATGGCGATGTCTATTGCCTTAGTTTTTCTGGGCTTTTTGGCGATGTATACCTTGCCCGTTTCTCAGTTTCCGGAGATTGCCCCGCCCAGGGTGTCTATCTTCATTGATTACCCCGGAGCCAGCGCCGATGTCTTGGTACAGTCTACCCTCATTCCGCTGGAGCGGGCCATCAATGGCGTACAGGGGATGCAATATATCATCTCAGACGCAACCAGCGCCGGAGAAGCTACCATACAGGTTGTTTTTGAGCCGGGAACGGACCCCAACGCGGCAGTGGTCAATGTCAAAACCCGCGTCGATCAGGTGATGAACAACCTCCCGCCCTTGGTACAGCGCGAAGGGGTAATTATCACACCCATACAGCCGAGTATGCTGATGTATGTCAATTTGTATAGCAAAGACCAAGGGGCAGACGAGAAGTTTTTGTTCAACTATGCCTATGTCAATATTTTGCCGGAACTACAACGCATCAAGGGGATGGGCAGAGCCCAAATACTGGGCAGCCGGCAGTTTGCCATGCGTATTTGGCTCAAGCCTGACCGTATGCGTGCCTACAATGTATCGACTGAAGAGGTGATGCACGCCCTAGAGGAGCAGAGTGTGATAGGCCGCCCGGGTAGGCTGGGGCAAAGCTCCGGCAAAACAGCCCAGTCGCTAGAGTATGTATTGATTTATAAGGGGCGTTTTAATAAGGCTGAAGAATACGAAGACATCATCATCCGTGCCAATGCTGAGGGCGAAATCCTCAAACTCAAAGATGTGGCCAGCGCCGAGCTGGGTAGCGAGTTTGTCAATATCTACTCCAACAAAGACGGCTATCCCTCGGCTTCAATGGTGCTCAAGCAAAACATCGGCAGCAATGCCCAAGAGGTGATTGCCACTGTCAAAGCGAAGCTCCAAGAGCTCAAAAAAGACTTCCCCCCGGGGATGGAATATGAGATTAGCTATGATGTGTCCAAGTTTGTGGATGCTTCTGTAGACAAGGTGCTACATACGCTGATAGAGGCTTTTGTGTTGGTGGCCTTGGTGGTGTTTTTGTTCTTGGGAGATATACGCTCTACCCTGATTCCGATTATTGCCGTACCGGTTTCGTTGATTGGCGCATTTTTGTTTATGCAGCTTTTCGGCCTAACCATCAATCTCATCACCTTATTTGCCTTGGTATTGGCCATCGGCATCGTAGTGGATGATGCGATAGTAGTGGTAGAGGCCGTTCACGAGAAAATGGCCACAGCACACCTATCGCCCTATCGGGCCGTAAAAGAAGTCTTGGGCGAAATCAGCGGAGCCATCATCGCCATCACCCTTGTGATGGTGTCGGTGTTTGTGCCTATTGCCTTTATGCCCGGCCCTGTGGGCGTATTTTACCGGCAGTTTTCGATTACGATGGCCAGCGCCATTGTTATTTCGGGAATAGTGGCGCTTACGCTTACGCCCGTGTTGTCGGCTATGATTCTCAAAAACACCCACAACAAACCCCGCCGCAAATCACCCGTACAGTGGTTCTTGGATTGGTTCAACCGTAATTTTGAACACCTAACGGGGCGCTATACCTCCTTGTTGGGGCTGATTGTCAACCGCAGACTCATTACCTTCGGGCTATTGTTGGCCTTTTGTGTGGGCGTATATACAGTCAATGAGCACCTACCCGCCGGATTTATCCCCAACGAAGACCAAGGCATGCTCTATGCCATCATCCAAACCCCTCCGGGCGCTACCCTAGAACGCACCAATGAGGTTTCGCAAAAACTCCAAAAAATCGCCGAGTCAATCGAAGGCATCCATTCGGTTACATCCTTAGCCGGCTACGAAATCCTGACCGAGGGGCGTGGTTCCAATGCCGGTACTTGTTTGATCAACCTCAAAGACTGGCAAGAACGTCATCAGTCGGTACACGAAATCATAGAAGCACTAGAAGAAAAAACAGCCAACCTAGGGGCTGTCATCGAGTTTTTTGAGCCTCCGGCAGTGCCCGGATATGGCTCTTCGGACGGGTTTTCGCTGCGGATGATTGACAAAAGCCCTACAGTAGACTATCAGGAGTTTGACAAGGTCAATACCCAGTTTATGCAAGCCCTACAAAAGCGCAAAGAACTCAGTGGTTTGTTTACGTTTTATGCGGCCAATTACCCACAATATGAGCTGATTATAGACAATCAGGCCGCCATGCAAAAGGGGGTTTCTATTGGCAGAGCCATGGAAAATCTCGATATCCTCATCGGCAGCAGCTACGAGCAAGGCTTCACCCGCTTCAACAACTTTTTTAAGGTATATACCCAAGCAGCTCCCGAATATCGCCGGCTGCCGGCAGATTTGCTGGACTTGTTCATCAAGAACGATCAGGGGGAAATGGTGCCTTATTCTTCGTTTATGAAGCTCAAAAAAACCCAAGGACCCAACGAAATCACCCGCTTCAATCTCTACACCTCGTCTTCTATCAGGGGTGTGCCGGCGCCTGGCTATACTTCGGGCGAGGCCATCAAGGCTATCCAAGAGGTAGCCGCCCAGACCCTACCCCAAGGCTATGACATTGCTTGGGAAGGACTCTCGTATGACGAAGCCCGCAGGGGCGCAGAGGCCTTTTACATCTTTGCTGTGGTGCTGATATTTGTATACTTGGTGCTCTCTGCCCAATACGAGAGCTTTATCATCCCCTTGGCCGTGTTGCTGTCTCTCCCTCCCGGGGTGTTTGGGTCTTTTCTGCTGCTCAAGGCTATGGGCCTGGCCAATGACATCTACGCACAAATAGGGCTGATTATGTTGATAGGTTTGCTAGGCAAAAACGCCGTGCTGATTGTAGAGTTTGCCGTACAGCGCCAACAACAGGGTTTGAGCGTGCGTGAGGCGGCTATCGAAGGGGCTAAGATGCGCTTCAGGCCTATCCTGATGACCTCCTTCGCCTTTATTGCCGGGCTGATTCCGCTGGTAAGGGCTACCGGTGCTGGCGCTGTCGGCAACCAAACCATCGGCGCTTCGGCCTTGGGCGGAATGCTCTTCGGAACACTGTTCGGAGTCGTGATTGTGCCCGGGCTGTATTATGTGTTTGGTAAATTGGCCGAAGGCCGCCAACTCATCCGCGACGAAGACCACACCCCGCTCTCAGAAGAATTTGTTCAACAACATGAGCCCACAGTAGCGAGCCAAAAAAGCTACTTGACATTGTTCATCAAAAAAATATTCAAAAATGAGTCCTAA
- the hutI gene encoding imidazolonepropionase has protein sequence MRIISGFSQILTLAELPLKGALSDTSLAPIENGAIVLDNNGRVVVAGSSAAILAQYPQAELTTVPADWVLLPAFVDCHTHICYAGSRAMDFAARNAGQSYLEIAQAGGGIWSTVQQTRKASQEDLTDQMLTRLAQLLKQGIGTVEVKSGYGLSLTEELKMLRAIGKAQHNTPQRLVPTCLAAHIKPRDFEGDHRAYLEMVLADLLPKVWEEGLARRVDIFVEKTAFDAPDSQDFIQKAQALGFDCTLHADQFTAMGAELAVGLGAVSADHLEASGEAAVKALAHSDTVAVVLPGASMGLGEPFAPARGLLDAGACVAIASDYNPGSAPMGMLLLQAAVLASYQKLSTAEVLAGLTYRAAQALRLSGVGRLAPGYQADMQAYACGDYREIVYQQGRLLPSAVWLQGQLVL, from the coding sequence ATGAGAATAATCAGTGGTTTTTCCCAAATACTCACCCTTGCGGAACTTCCGCTAAAGGGAGCACTATCGGATACGTCGTTGGCACCCATTGAAAACGGCGCTATTGTATTGGACAACAATGGCCGTGTGGTGGTGGCGGGGTCGTCAGCCGCTATTTTGGCACAATATCCTCAAGCCGAGCTGACGACAGTTCCCGCTGATTGGGTGCTGCTGCCTGCTTTTGTTGACTGCCATACGCACATCTGCTATGCGGGCAGCAGGGCAATGGATTTTGCGGCACGCAATGCCGGGCAGAGCTATCTCGAAATAGCTCAAGCCGGAGGCGGTATCTGGAGTACGGTACAACAGACCCGCAAAGCAAGTCAAGAAGACCTCACAGACCAGATGTTGACACGGCTAGCCCAATTGCTCAAGCAAGGCATCGGGACGGTAGAGGTCAAGAGCGGCTATGGGTTGAGCCTTACAGAGGAGCTGAAGATGTTGCGGGCTATCGGCAAGGCACAGCACAACACCCCACAACGTCTGGTGCCCACGTGTTTGGCGGCGCATATCAAGCCCCGCGACTTTGAGGGAGATCATCGGGCCTATCTGGAGATGGTTTTGGCCGATTTGCTGCCCAAGGTTTGGGAAGAAGGGCTGGCACGACGGGTAGATATATTTGTCGAAAAAACGGCCTTTGATGCGCCTGATAGCCAAGATTTTATACAAAAAGCCCAAGCGCTGGGCTTTGACTGCACCCTACACGCCGACCAGTTTACGGCCATGGGGGCGGAGTTGGCTGTAGGTTTGGGTGCTGTTTCGGCAGACCACCTAGAGGCCAGTGGTGAGGCGGCGGTCAAGGCTTTGGCACATAGCGATACGGTGGCCGTCGTATTGCCGGGCGCTTCTATGGGCTTGGGGGAGCCTTTTGCCCCTGCGCGTGGCCTGCTCGATGCGGGCGCTTGTGTGGCGATTGCCTCTGACTACAACCCCGGCTCAGCCCCCATGGGGATGCTCTTGTTGCAGGCTGCGGTATTGGCCAGTTACCAAAAGCTGAGCACTGCCGAAGTGTTGGCCGGCCTTACGTATCGTGCTGCGCAGGCCTTGCGGCTTTCTGGCGTTGGTCGTTTGGCTCCCGGCTACCAGGCCGATATGCAGGCCTATGCCTGTGGCGATTATCGTGAGATTGTCTACCAACAGGGGCGGTTGCTGCCCTCGGCGGTATGGCTACAGGGGCAGCTTGTGTTGTAG
- a CDS encoding efflux transporter outer membrane subunit encodes MSPKSLSRILLWSSLLLLSACLPSLPTGKPKDLALPSQFDTQAPADTNSVAYQHWSHYFDDPHLHTLIEEALQHNQELHIALQEIAIRQNEVLARQGEYQPNLGLQIGLGLDKPGRYTRAGALEENLEVAPGRRFPSPLADLSVAAVASWEVDIWQKLRKAKKSAVLKYLATIEGRHFMVTNLVAEVAASYYELLALDNLLLIIQQNTELQRAVLEIVQKEKDNAKATQLAVNRFEAQWLNTQNLQFEVKQQIVATENRLNWLLGRFPQPIERDATRFFDIDADSIQTGLPLQLLANRADIRQAELALQASHLELEVARANFYPALRLNAGLGTNAFSPERLLDPHSVLYGLGGELIAPLLNRKTIATQYRNANAQQQQALYRYEQTLLTAHMEVLNQWAKIENYRQSYQTKKQEVALLTQSVEVANNLYRAARADYMEVLLTQREALNEKIELVETKAKLLAGKVTIYKALGGGWR; translated from the coding sequence ATGAGTCCTAAATCTCTCTCCCGTATACTGCTCTGGAGCAGCTTGCTGCTGTTGAGTGCCTGTTTGCCTAGCCTCCCCACAGGCAAGCCAAAGGACTTGGCACTCCCATCACAGTTTGATACACAAGCCCCCGCCGATACCAATAGTGTGGCCTACCAACATTGGAGTCATTATTTTGACGATCCACACCTCCATACACTCATCGAAGAAGCCCTCCAACACAACCAAGAGCTACACATTGCGCTACAAGAGATTGCCATCAGGCAAAATGAAGTATTGGCGCGCCAAGGGGAATACCAGCCTAATTTGGGGCTGCAAATAGGGCTGGGGCTAGACAAACCCGGGCGATATACCCGCGCCGGAGCGCTAGAAGAAAACCTAGAAGTAGCCCCCGGGCGGCGATTCCCAAGCCCCCTGGCCGACTTGAGCGTGGCGGCAGTAGCCTCTTGGGAAGTAGATATCTGGCAAAAACTCCGCAAAGCCAAAAAATCAGCCGTTTTGAAATATCTGGCCACCATAGAAGGAAGACATTTTATGGTTACCAACCTAGTAGCCGAAGTAGCCGCTAGCTATTACGAATTGCTGGCGCTAGACAATCTCCTGCTGATCATCCAGCAAAATACCGAGCTACAGCGGGCGGTATTGGAGATTGTACAGAAAGAAAAAGACAATGCCAAGGCCACCCAACTGGCCGTCAACCGCTTTGAGGCACAGTGGCTCAATACCCAGAACCTACAGTTTGAGGTCAAACAACAAATCGTTGCTACCGAAAACCGCCTCAACTGGCTTCTAGGGCGCTTTCCACAGCCCATCGAGCGAGATGCTACACGCTTTTTTGATATCGATGCCGACAGCATACAGACCGGCCTGCCCCTACAACTGCTGGCCAACCGTGCCGATATCCGTCAGGCTGAGCTGGCTCTACAAGCCTCTCACCTAGAGCTTGAGGTAGCTCGCGCCAACTTCTACCCTGCCCTGCGCCTGAACGCAGGCCTAGGCACAAACGCATTCAGCCCCGAGCGGCTGCTCGACCCACACTCAGTCTTGTATGGCCTCGGAGGCGAATTGATTGCCCCCTTGCTCAACCGAAAAACCATCGCCACACAATACCGCAACGCAAACGCCCAACAACAACAAGCCCTGTATCGCTACGAACAAACCCTATTGACAGCGCATATGGAGGTTTTGAACCAATGGGCCAAGATAGAAAACTACCGACAGAGCTATCAGACCAAAAAACAGGAAGTAGCTCTGCTTACACAGTCTGTAGAAGTAGCCAATAACTTATACCGTGCTGCCCGTGCAGACTACATGGAAGTGCTCCTCACCCAAAGGGAAGCCCTCAACGAAAAAATAGAATTGGTAGAAACCAAGGCCAAACTATTGGCCGGGAAAGTAACGATTTACAAAGCCCTAGGAGGGGGATGGCGATAA
- a CDS encoding T9SS type A sorting domain-containing protein, whose amino-acid sequence MKKILLFILMTIPFIGFGQNYTSYLTGNATDTVTNPIGGLCLMGGATENDNAMKWFLQRANGGDILVLRTTGADGYNSYFYSGLEVAVNSVETIVCHNASASTEPYILQKIQKAEAIWFAGGNQWDYISYWRGTPIDNAINQAIQQRNIVIGGTSAGMAIQGKYYFTAKNGTITSANALANPFNNRVTVDSTRFINNYFLNNTITDTHFDNPDRKGRLVTFLARVFTDYGEYAKAIACDEYTAVCVDTNGIAKVYGGYPTHDDNAYFIQPNYELSVKSPENCTAGNPLTWNLGGIALKAYQIKGDSTGSKTFNLNTWQSGNGGTWYNWSVSGGVFSEQMSTPMDYVPLSLQNTSSYANIEIFPNPTSGEITIPINKSDYTSNNIEFYNNLGRRIYVATSFSDDTITVDLSSLNSGLYFIKIKGSNGKNYIGKFIKN is encoded by the coding sequence ATGAAGAAGATTTTACTCTTTATTTTAATGACAATTCCATTTATTGGTTTTGGACAAAACTATACCTCCTATTTAACTGGCAATGCAACAGATACTGTTACCAACCCTATAGGAGGATTATGCCTTATGGGCGGAGCAACCGAGAATGACAATGCTATGAAATGGTTTCTTCAAAGAGCCAATGGAGGAGATATACTTGTATTAAGGACAACAGGCGCTGATGGCTATAATTCATATTTCTATTCCGGTTTAGAGGTTGCCGTAAATTCAGTTGAAACTATTGTTTGTCATAATGCTTCAGCAAGCACTGAACCTTATATTCTTCAAAAAATTCAAAAAGCAGAAGCTATTTGGTTTGCAGGTGGCAATCAATGGGATTACATAAGCTATTGGAGGGGCACACCAATTGATAATGCCATTAATCAAGCAATCCAACAAAGAAACATAGTTATAGGAGGAACAAGTGCAGGAATGGCCATACAAGGTAAATATTATTTTACAGCTAAAAATGGAACTATTACTTCTGCAAATGCTTTAGCTAATCCTTTCAATAATCGGGTAACTGTTGATTCAACACGGTTTATTAATAATTACTTTTTAAATAACACCATCACCGATACACATTTTGATAATCCTGACAGAAAAGGAAGGCTTGTTACTTTTCTTGCAAGAGTTTTCACCGACTATGGTGAGTATGCTAAAGCTATTGCTTGTGATGAATATACAGCAGTTTGTGTTGACACTAATGGTATAGCAAAGGTTTATGGAGGCTATCCTACTCATGATGATAATGCATATTTTATTCAGCCGAATTATGAGCTTTCTGTTAAATCACCCGAAAACTGCACAGCAGGAAATCCTTTAACTTGGAATTTAGGAGGAATAGCATTAAAAGCATACCAAATTAAAGGAGACAGTACGGGAAGCAAAACTTTTAATCTAAATACTTGGCAATCAGGCAATGGAGGAACCTGGTACAATTGGAGTGTTTCAGGTGGTGTTTTTTCTGAGCAGATGAGTACGCCAATGGATTATGTGCCTCTTTCACTCCAAAACACTTCAAGTTATGCTAATATTGAGATATTTCCAAACCCTACATCAGGTGAAATCACGATTCCAATTAATAAAAGCGACTATACATCTAATAATATTGAATTTTATAATAATCTTGGTCGGAGAATTTATGTAGCCACCTCTTTTTCTGATGATACCATTACAGTTGACTTAAGTTCTTTAAATAGTGGGTTGTATTTTATAAAAATAAAAGGAAGTAACGGTAAAAATTATATTGGTAAATTTATCAAAAATTAA